CTGGCATACTCCTCATAGTTTTCAAGTAGCATCTTGCCAGCTTGCTCATTCAAGGCAGATTCCGGAAATGGTTCTATAAGTAAACATCTTATGACCTGTTTTCAAGGAAATAATTACAACACCCAAGTTGGTTAAGAATTACACTAAGTTTGGAAGCGAAAAAAAAGGAAGTGAAGTCAGCATCAGAACGAACCAAAAGAACATGTCGCAATCCCAGAGTTGGGTTCCAATCCTTTTTCAAAGTGTTCACACAAATTTCACCGTTATTTGCGATATTTGGATGGAAAATCTTGGTAAGGAAATAACCTGCAATCAGtaaaattaattgttatttctacATCATAGTGTATAGTTTCTTTAAACAAAGATTTTTAATTACAAATCAGACGCAATGTAGAaagtggaccatggtgcacagcgagaatggtgcaccttaagaacacaaGTACATATTAAAAGAACATTACCTTAAGCAAAAGAATatgaatatatttattatttatacttttaataaaaagtaaactaatacgaagtatataattttttagaaaaaaagtgaaatatcAAATAATATATCACATATTCTTTTGTCACTAggtcatgttcttttgcttgtacacatatgttcttttggtgcaccataTTTATTGTGCACGAATTGCAGATCAGATTCCGACCGACAGCAAACAAATAGGCCAATCAATAAATGGATTCAacattttgttttcaataatGTAAAAGGCACAGAATATTTGAACATAATCAGGCTTTTAATGTAAAGATTGTAACAGTAACCATTGCAATTTGGGGGAAGAATTATATCCATAGAGGCATGATCATAGATGCATTAGACAACGGTTGAAAGGAACCCAAAATATACAACTGAAAAGAAATTATCACCTTTGGGAGGGGTATGGGGAAAGTCGCTTGACAATATCAACTTCATGCGGAAGACACCATTTTCATATGGGGTCCCAGCTGCAAAAGTTCAGAAAGTTACAGAAGTTTGAAGTAAAATGGTTTGTTCAGTGAATCTCCAAGAAGATAGAAAGAAAGGGAAACACACCAGGGCCATCTATATCGGCAAATATGGTTGTGAAATCATCATCATTAACTCCAACTTTGATTCCTTCCGGAGGTATTTCATCAAGACTTTTTAACTCTTTTGCAAGCTGCTTAATAACATTTGGCGGAAGATTTTCATTTGTAGCCTACATTTAAAGAGAAGAAAATAAATCATACTTGGCTACACAACCATATTAGAAGATGATTACGAATATCCCTAAGCTTAAGCATAATATCAAACAGTCCAGAGATATTAAGGCTTGACCATTTACTCCATAAGCTTACTAAAGGCTTTGTTCTTTTTCACCTGGTCTAGTCTGGTCTAATTTTTCTGATTTCGAATATGAATATTTCATGGGAGTGGTTTTTGCTTTTTCTGGTATTGTCTAGTCTGATCTAATAAGTC
This sequence is a window from Spinacia oleracea cultivar Varoflay chromosome 1, BTI_SOV_V1, whole genome shotgun sequence. Protein-coding genes within it:
- the LOC110800630 gene encoding ubiquitin-conjugating enzyme E2 22-like is translated as MATNENLPPNVIKQLAKELKSLDEIPPEGIKVGVNDDDFTTIFADIDGPAGTPYENGVFRMKLILSSDFPHTPPKGYFLTKIFHPNIANNGEICVNTLKKDWNPTLGLRHVLLVIRCLLIEPFPESALNEQAGKMLLENYEEYARLARLYTGIHAKPKSKLKHGAISESTTALNVDKRNNSSAQNADQKNTLAASTGNPTTASNKATSLEDQPAGVGSVASAPQSNESGAVGSSTTMPAAAAAPITQKKGVQAEKKKIDARKKSLKRL